Proteins encoded in a region of the Heterodontus francisci isolate sHetFra1 chromosome 19, sHetFra1.hap1, whole genome shotgun sequence genome:
- the fbxw12 gene encoding F-box/WD repeat-containing protein 12 isoform X1, with product MESSSAPVLTRDCLIHIFTHLDADDLRRASQVNEAWNEAAETPWLWRRLCLERWIFCNLSNTDSGVKSWKKYYFHRSKTEQHMASGRSNADYTCKTLRGHSDSITGLQYLSNSDHQFDTGKWKSLVCTASRDCTLRAWSVQEGKQLWSTPVQEEPLVKLITVPQQDLAITADSKGKIKLWNGQTGEELAASATSSTVCNLVTYIMNNRLCLTAGTGRGALITLTIPNLSQISHVSVIDAYKVDFLLISPDQQWIIAGTKESNDIPAKVLGTEFLMNSLDDRLTTDSLPLNGCFTACWLPKKPSRVVTVAHRNAWLSENSIVTLDVTLQKTKCKLEIQAEPVGNFTYKVPGSSNDILLEGHGINTIILAQGTELKLFSINGMHLASFTDHKETISGISVDPFRVVTASMDLSLQVYTWKRQPNKCLSLESNYHLLGGSHLRSRGFKSIVCDYVSIVGAVLSKDGKDVLKAYCFNL from the exons ATGGAGAGCAGTTCGGCTCCTGTCCTCACTCGGGACTGTTTGATCCACATCTTCACTCACCTGGATGCTGATGATTTGAGGCGGGCTTCGCAAGTGAACGAG GCTTGGAATGAGGCTGCAGAAACGCCCTGGCTGTGGAG aagattgtgtctggagCGCTGGAtcttctgcaatctctccaataCAGACAGTGGAGTAAAATCCTGGAAAAAGTATTATTTTCATCGTTCCAAAACTGAGCAGCATATGGCATCTGGGCGTAGCAATGCTGACTATACCTGCAAAACTTTGAGAGGTCACAGTG ACAGTATCACTGGCTTGCAGTACCTGAGTAATTCTGACCATCAATTTGATACTGGGAAATGGAAATCATTGGTTTGTACAGCATCTAGAGACTGCACACTGCGAGCATGGAGCGTTCAAGAG GGTAAACAACTATGGTCAACTCCCGTGCAAGAAGAGCCATTGGTGAAATTAATAACTGTACCACAACAAGACCTTGCGATCACCGCAGATTCAAAGGGAAAAATCAAACTCTGgaatggacagactggagaagaatTGGCTGCATCTGCTACTTCATCTACAGTTTGCAATTTGGTGACCTACATCATGAATAACCGGCTCTGTTTAACT GCTGGCACTGGAAGAGGCGCACTTATCACGCTAACCATTCCTAATCTCAGCCAGATCTCTCACGTATCAGTGATTGATGCTTATAAAGTAGATTTTCTACTGATATCACCAGATCAGCAATGGATCATTGCTGGTACAAAAGAAAGTAATGATATCCCTGCTAAG GTGTTGGGGACAGAATTTTTAATGAACTCTCTTGATGACAGATTGACAACAGATTCCCTACCACTAAATGGTTGTTTCACAGCTTGCTGGTTACCAAAAAAGCCATCCAGAGTGGTTACTGTAGCCCACAGAAATGCCTGGTTGTCTGAAAATAGTATTGTTACTCTTGATGTCACTCTTCAGAAAACAAAATGCAAACTGGAAATACAAG CTGAACCGGTTGGAAACTTCACCTACAAAGTACCTGGCTCGAGTAATGATATACTTCTGGAAGGCCATGGAATTAATACCATCATTCTAGCACAAGGCACAGAACTGAAACTGTTTTCCATTAATGGTATGCACCTTGCCAGCTTTACTGACCATAAGGAAACGATCAGTGGAATTTCAGTG gaTCCCTTCCGTGTGGTCACTGCATCAATGGATTTGTCACTTCAAGTATATACATGGAAAAGGCAACCAAACAAATGTCTCAGTCTTGAAAGTAATTACCATTTACTGGGAGGATCTCATCTGAGGTCCAG GGGATTTAAAAGCATAGTGTGTGACTATGTAAGCATTGTGGGTGCTGTTCTTTCAAAGGATGGAAAAGATGTTCTAAAGGCATACTGCTTCAATCTGTAA
- the fbxw12 gene encoding F-box/WD repeat-containing protein 12 isoform X3 yields MASGRSNADYTCKTLRGHSDSITGLQYLSNSDHQFDTGKWKSLVCTASRDCTLRAWSVQEGKQLWSTPVQEEPLVKLITVPQQDLAITADSKGKIKLWNGQTGEELAASATSSTVCNLVTYIMNNRLCLTAGTGRGALITLTIPNLSQISHVSVIDAYKVDFLLISPDQQWIIAGTKESNDIPAKVLGTEFLMNSLDDRLTTDSLPLNGCFTACWLPKKPSRVVTVAHRNAWLSENSIVTLDVTLQKTKCKLEIQAEPVGNFTYKVPGSSNDILLEGHGINTIILAQGTELKLFSINGMHLASFTDHKETISGISVDPFRVVTASMDLSLQVYTWKRQPNKCLSLESNYHLLGGSHLRSRGFKSIVCDYVSIVGAVLSKDGKDVLKAYCFNL; encoded by the exons ATGGCATCTGGGCGTAGCAATGCTGACTATACCTGCAAAACTTTGAGAGGTCACAGTG ACAGTATCACTGGCTTGCAGTACCTGAGTAATTCTGACCATCAATTTGATACTGGGAAATGGAAATCATTGGTTTGTACAGCATCTAGAGACTGCACACTGCGAGCATGGAGCGTTCAAGAG GGTAAACAACTATGGTCAACTCCCGTGCAAGAAGAGCCATTGGTGAAATTAATAACTGTACCACAACAAGACCTTGCGATCACCGCAGATTCAAAGGGAAAAATCAAACTCTGgaatggacagactggagaagaatTGGCTGCATCTGCTACTTCATCTACAGTTTGCAATTTGGTGACCTACATCATGAATAACCGGCTCTGTTTAACT GCTGGCACTGGAAGAGGCGCACTTATCACGCTAACCATTCCTAATCTCAGCCAGATCTCTCACGTATCAGTGATTGATGCTTATAAAGTAGATTTTCTACTGATATCACCAGATCAGCAATGGATCATTGCTGGTACAAAAGAAAGTAATGATATCCCTGCTAAG GTGTTGGGGACAGAATTTTTAATGAACTCTCTTGATGACAGATTGACAACAGATTCCCTACCACTAAATGGTTGTTTCACAGCTTGCTGGTTACCAAAAAAGCCATCCAGAGTGGTTACTGTAGCCCACAGAAATGCCTGGTTGTCTGAAAATAGTATTGTTACTCTTGATGTCACTCTTCAGAAAACAAAATGCAAACTGGAAATACAAG CTGAACCGGTTGGAAACTTCACCTACAAAGTACCTGGCTCGAGTAATGATATACTTCTGGAAGGCCATGGAATTAATACCATCATTCTAGCACAAGGCACAGAACTGAAACTGTTTTCCATTAATGGTATGCACCTTGCCAGCTTTACTGACCATAAGGAAACGATCAGTGGAATTTCAGTG gaTCCCTTCCGTGTGGTCACTGCATCAATGGATTTGTCACTTCAAGTATATACATGGAAAAGGCAACCAAACAAATGTCTCAGTCTTGAAAGTAATTACCATTTACTGGGAGGATCTCATCTGAGGTCCAG GGGATTTAAAAGCATAGTGTGTGACTATGTAAGCATTGTGGGTGCTGTTCTTTCAAAGGATGGAAAAGATGTTCTAAAGGCATACTGCTTCAATCTGTAA
- the fbxw12 gene encoding F-box/WD repeat-containing protein 12 isoform X2: MESSSAPVLTRDCLIHIFTHLDADDLRRASQVNEAWNEAAETPWLWRLCLERWIFCNLSNTDSGVKSWKKYYFHRSKTEQHMASGRSNADYTCKTLRGHSDSITGLQYLSNSDHQFDTGKWKSLVCTASRDCTLRAWSVQEGKQLWSTPVQEEPLVKLITVPQQDLAITADSKGKIKLWNGQTGEELAASATSSTVCNLVTYIMNNRLCLTAGTGRGALITLTIPNLSQISHVSVIDAYKVDFLLISPDQQWIIAGTKESNDIPAKVLGTEFLMNSLDDRLTTDSLPLNGCFTACWLPKKPSRVVTVAHRNAWLSENSIVTLDVTLQKTKCKLEIQAEPVGNFTYKVPGSSNDILLEGHGINTIILAQGTELKLFSINGMHLASFTDHKETISGISVDPFRVVTASMDLSLQVYTWKRQPNKCLSLESNYHLLGGSHLRSRGFKSIVCDYVSIVGAVLSKDGKDVLKAYCFNL, encoded by the exons ATGGAGAGCAGTTCGGCTCCTGTCCTCACTCGGGACTGTTTGATCCACATCTTCACTCACCTGGATGCTGATGATTTGAGGCGGGCTTCGCAAGTGAACGAG GCTTGGAATGAGGCTGCAGAAACGCCCTGGCTGTGGAG attgtgtctggagCGCTGGAtcttctgcaatctctccaataCAGACAGTGGAGTAAAATCCTGGAAAAAGTATTATTTTCATCGTTCCAAAACTGAGCAGCATATGGCATCTGGGCGTAGCAATGCTGACTATACCTGCAAAACTTTGAGAGGTCACAGTG ACAGTATCACTGGCTTGCAGTACCTGAGTAATTCTGACCATCAATTTGATACTGGGAAATGGAAATCATTGGTTTGTACAGCATCTAGAGACTGCACACTGCGAGCATGGAGCGTTCAAGAG GGTAAACAACTATGGTCAACTCCCGTGCAAGAAGAGCCATTGGTGAAATTAATAACTGTACCACAACAAGACCTTGCGATCACCGCAGATTCAAAGGGAAAAATCAAACTCTGgaatggacagactggagaagaatTGGCTGCATCTGCTACTTCATCTACAGTTTGCAATTTGGTGACCTACATCATGAATAACCGGCTCTGTTTAACT GCTGGCACTGGAAGAGGCGCACTTATCACGCTAACCATTCCTAATCTCAGCCAGATCTCTCACGTATCAGTGATTGATGCTTATAAAGTAGATTTTCTACTGATATCACCAGATCAGCAATGGATCATTGCTGGTACAAAAGAAAGTAATGATATCCCTGCTAAG GTGTTGGGGACAGAATTTTTAATGAACTCTCTTGATGACAGATTGACAACAGATTCCCTACCACTAAATGGTTGTTTCACAGCTTGCTGGTTACCAAAAAAGCCATCCAGAGTGGTTACTGTAGCCCACAGAAATGCCTGGTTGTCTGAAAATAGTATTGTTACTCTTGATGTCACTCTTCAGAAAACAAAATGCAAACTGGAAATACAAG CTGAACCGGTTGGAAACTTCACCTACAAAGTACCTGGCTCGAGTAATGATATACTTCTGGAAGGCCATGGAATTAATACCATCATTCTAGCACAAGGCACAGAACTGAAACTGTTTTCCATTAATGGTATGCACCTTGCCAGCTTTACTGACCATAAGGAAACGATCAGTGGAATTTCAGTG gaTCCCTTCCGTGTGGTCACTGCATCAATGGATTTGTCACTTCAAGTATATACATGGAAAAGGCAACCAAACAAATGTCTCAGTCTTGAAAGTAATTACCATTTACTGGGAGGATCTCATCTGAGGTCCAG GGGATTTAAAAGCATAGTGTGTGACTATGTAAGCATTGTGGGTGCTGTTCTTTCAAAGGATGGAAAAGATGTTCTAAAGGCATACTGCTTCAATCTGTAA